The Opitutales bacterium ASA1 genome window below encodes:
- a CDS encoding methyl-accepting chemotaxis protein encodes MKVSNQLRLLVAVPLCGAVLVGLFGSRSVRDTSLGLRTVYYDRVLPLAQLKSISDAYAVAIIDAVNKAEAGLVDGAQALLGLEEASDVIHRNWDAYRATTLTPEEASIAEEAVHLFRAADAATEQLRNFLAANPGSLRGKMAAFDGPLYAAIDPISEKITELIDLQLRVAAAENAAAEARYSRTQKAIFALVGLATLISIALGTWRARAITRPLDKAVGFAQKVAAGDLTSSLNIDSRDEIGQLAQAMNTMASSLREAVTQIARNAQALGASSTELSAVSTQVRTNAEATSGQADSVASAAEQVSKSVATVATAAEEMTASIREIAQQAGEASKVAGRASEAATRANHTITRLGSSSAEIGAVIKAITSIAEQTNLLALNATIEAARAGEAGKGFAVVASEVKELARQTAAATEDIRSRVQSIQGDSGAAVDAIGEITEVIAQIDRYQSVIASSVEEQAATMNEISNNSSEAARGSAEIASSIHAVSSAAGSSREAATHTETSAVELSHLAEQLNGVVGRFEISEGSAFSSRPSIDIPPTRTGGLRRKGTQARRETLAAA; translated from the coding sequence ATGAAAGTGTCCAACCAACTTCGCCTCCTCGTCGCAGTGCCCTTGTGCGGCGCAGTCCTCGTCGGTCTCTTCGGTTCGCGCAGCGTGCGCGACACCAGCCTCGGCCTGCGTACCGTCTATTACGATCGTGTGCTGCCGCTCGCTCAGTTGAAGTCCATCTCCGACGCCTACGCCGTGGCGATCATCGACGCCGTCAACAAAGCCGAGGCCGGTCTGGTCGACGGAGCACAGGCGTTGCTGGGACTCGAAGAAGCAAGCGACGTCATCCACCGCAACTGGGACGCCTACCGCGCGACGACACTCACCCCTGAAGAGGCGTCGATCGCCGAAGAAGCAGTACACCTCTTCCGGGCCGCCGACGCGGCGACCGAACAACTACGCAACTTTCTCGCCGCCAATCCGGGCTCCCTACGCGGAAAGATGGCGGCCTTCGACGGCCCACTCTACGCCGCGATCGATCCCATCAGCGAAAAGATCACCGAACTCATCGACCTGCAGCTCCGCGTCGCAGCCGCGGAAAACGCCGCCGCGGAAGCGCGCTACTCGCGCACTCAGAAAGCCATCTTCGCACTCGTCGGCCTCGCCACCCTGATCTCGATCGCTCTCGGCACGTGGCGCGCCCGCGCAATCACGCGTCCCCTAGACAAGGCCGTCGGCTTCGCCCAAAAAGTCGCCGCAGGAGATCTCACCTCGAGCCTGAACATCGACTCCCGAGACGAAATCGGTCAGCTCGCCCAAGCCATGAACACGATGGCGTCCAGCCTCCGCGAGGCGGTCACGCAGATCGCGCGCAACGCACAGGCTCTCGGTGCTTCGTCCACCGAACTGAGCGCCGTCTCCACTCAAGTCCGGACCAACGCGGAAGCCACGTCCGGCCAGGCCGACTCCGTCGCGAGCGCCGCCGAGCAAGTGAGCAAGAGCGTAGCCACGGTCGCCACCGCAGCCGAGGAAATGACCGCGTCGATCCGCGAGATCGCACAACAAGCCGGCGAGGCCTCCAAAGTCGCCGGTCGCGCCTCCGAAGCAGCCACCAGAGCCAATCACACGATCACACGGTTGGGTTCTTCGAGCGCGGAGATCGGAGCCGTGATCAAGGCCATCACCTCGATCGCGGAGCAGACCAATCTCCTCGCCCTCAACGCCACGATCGAAGCAGCGCGCGCAGGAGAAGCGGGCAAAGGATTCGCCGTCGTCGCCAGCGAGGTGAAGGAACTTGCGCGCCAAACCGCCGCAGCCACCGAAGACATTCGCTCGCGCGTCCAAAGCATCCAAGGGGACAGCGGAGCCGCCGTCGACGCGATCGGCGAAATCACCGAGGTGATCGCTCAAATCGATCGCTACCAATCCGTGATCGCATCCTCGGTCGAAGAACAAGCCGCGACCATGAACGAGATCTCCAACAACTCGTCCGAGGCCGCACGCGGCAGTGCCGAGATCGCGTCGAGCATCCACGCCGTTTCTTCCGCTGCGGGAAGCTCTCGGGAGGCAGCGACCCATACGGAAACATCCGCCGTCGAACTGTCGCACCTCGCGGAACAACTCAACGGTGTCGTGGGCCGCTTCGAAATCTCGGAAGGCTCCGCGTTCTCGTCGAGGCCTTCGATCGACATCCCGCCGACCCGTACCGGCGGCCTACGCCGCAAAGGGACACAGGCGAGGCGCGAGACACTCGCCGCCGCCTGA